Proteins encoded in a region of the Gemmatimonadota bacterium genome:
- a CDS encoding succinylglutamate desuccinylase/aspartoacylase family protein, with protein MSGPVTLKSVTIKGKAPGPNLLILGGIHGDEFESMWAIRRLKEALDSDDLSGSVTLVPVVNEAAYWRGQRTAEDGLDLARTCPGREDGTVTERVAFAASALIREADYLIDLHSGGLVSRFYPTVGYMLHPETGVLEKQREMARAFNMPVVWGTYAGHDGRTLSIARDARIPAIYSEWMGAGDCDPEGVDQYYEGCLNVLGVLGMIERAQPPSRIRHTVEDDREGAGHIQLNYPSPFSGFFEPWVELMDRIEPGEVFGVVTDLLGERREEIVSTQSGHVLVLRTFNRVHEGETLAAVLEV; from the coding sequence ATGTCAGGCCCCGTCACGCTGAAGTCCGTAACAATAAAAGGGAAAGCGCCCGGCCCGAACCTGCTCATACTCGGAGGGATACACGGGGACGAATTCGAATCCATGTGGGCTATCCGGCGCCTGAAGGAGGCCCTGGATTCCGATGATCTGTCGGGAAGCGTCACCCTGGTGCCCGTCGTGAACGAGGCGGCGTACTGGCGCGGCCAGCGGACCGCGGAGGACGGCCTGGACCTCGCGCGGACCTGTCCGGGGAGGGAAGACGGCACCGTCACCGAGCGCGTCGCATTCGCGGCAAGCGCCCTTATCCGGGAGGCCGACTACCTGATCGACCTGCACAGCGGGGGCCTGGTTTCCCGGTTCTACCCGACCGTGGGATACATGCTGCATCCCGAAACCGGGGTGCTGGAGAAACAGCGGGAGATGGCGCGGGCCTTCAACATGCCGGTCGTCTGGGGTACGTACGCGGGTCACGACGGTCGCACGCTGTCCATAGCCCGCGACGCCCGCATCCCCGCGATCTACTCGGAATGGATGGGAGCCGGAGACTGCGATCCCGAAGGTGTAGATCAGTACTACGAAGGCTGCCTGAACGTCCTGGGCGTGCTGGGCATGATCGAGCGCGCCCAGCCGCCGTCGCGGATCCGGCATACGGTGGAGGACGACCGGGAGGGCGCCGGCCATATCCAGTTGAACTACCCTTCACCGTTTTCCGGGTTCTTCGAGCCCTGGGTGGAACTGATGGACCGCATCGAGCCGGGAGAAGTCTTCGGGGTGGTTACCGACCTGCTGGGCGAGCGCAGAGAGGAAATCGTGTCCACGCAGTCCGGCCACGTGCTGGTCCTGCGGACCTTCAACCGCGTGCACGA